In one window of Cytophagaceae bacterium ABcell3 DNA:
- a CDS encoding transketolase gives MSTTTTQNYDIVYLKKMATQIRRDILRMVNCCNSGHPGGSLGCTEYFVALYFKVMKHNPDFKMDGIDEDLFFLSNGHISPVWYSTLARAGYFELSELGTFRRINSRLQGHPATEENLPGIRMASGSLGQGLSAGIGAAQAKKLNNDDKLVYVLMGDGEQQEGQVWEAAMYAAHNKIDNIIAAIDYNGQQIDGPVDEVLSLRNLADKYRAFGWDVLELDKGNDMAAVLNTLEEAKKRTGKSKPVMILLKTEMGYGVDFMMGTHKWHGVAPNNEQLEQALGQLEETLGDYPG, from the coding sequence ATGTCCACCACAACTACACAAAACTACGATATTGTATATCTAAAAAAAATGGCCACTCAAATAAGGAGAGATATCCTTAGAATGGTCAACTGCTGCAACTCTGGACACCCAGGCGGGTCATTGGGCTGTACAGAGTATTTTGTTGCCTTGTATTTTAAGGTAATGAAGCACAACCCAGATTTTAAAATGGACGGCATAGACGAAGATTTATTCTTCTTATCTAATGGCCATATCTCACCAGTTTGGTATAGCACCCTTGCCAGGGCTGGTTACTTTGAGCTTTCTGAGCTAGGAACGTTCAGAAGAATAAACTCAAGGCTACAAGGACACCCTGCTACAGAAGAAAACCTGCCAGGCATTAGAATGGCTTCTGGGTCTCTTGGTCAAGGACTTTCAGCGGGAATTGGGGCTGCACAAGCCAAGAAACTAAACAACGACGACAAGCTTGTTTATGTACTTATGGGCGATGGCGAGCAGCAAGAAGGTCAGGTATGGGAAGCTGCTATGTATGCTGCCCACAATAAAATAGACAATATCATTGCGGCCATAGACTACAACGGACAGCAAATTGACGGCCCTGTAGACGAAGTGCTTTCTCTGAGAAACTTAGCAGATAAATATCGTGCCTTCGGATGGGATGTACTAGAGCTTGACAAAGGAAATGACATGGCAGCGGTTTTGAACACTTTGGAAGAAGCAAAAAAACGTACTGGCAAAAGCAAACCTGTCATGATTCTTTTGAAAACTGAAATGGGATACGGCGTAGATTTTATGATGGGCACGCACAAATGGCATGGTGTTGCGCCTAACAATGAGCAATTAGAACAAGCATTAGGCCAGCTCGAAGAAACCCTTGGGGACTATCCAGGCTAA
- the bcp gene encoding thioredoxin-dependent thiol peroxidase, translating to MALSKGDKAPEFEGKDQNGNTIKLSDFKGKKVILYFYPKDDTPGCTAQACDLRDNYDRFLSQGFVVLGVSGDDEASHKKFAEKYDLPFSLVADPDKKINETYGVWVEKNMYGRKYMGTARTTFIIDENGNIEDIIKKVKTKEHTNQILS from the coding sequence ATGGCACTAAGTAAAGGTGACAAAGCACCAGAGTTTGAAGGCAAAGACCAAAATGGCAACACTATAAAGCTTTCTGACTTCAAAGGCAAAAAAGTTATTCTCTATTTTTATCCTAAAGATGACACTCCTGGCTGTACAGCACAGGCTTGTGACCTGAGAGATAATTATGACAGATTTCTTAGTCAAGGTTTTGTGGTGCTTGGCGTAAGTGGCGATGATGAAGCTTCTCACAAGAAATTTGCTGAAAAATATGACCTCCCTTTTTCTTTGGTTGCTGATCCTGACAAAAAGATCAATGAAACTTACGGTGTGTGGGTAGAAAAAAACATGTACGGAAGAAAATACATGGGCACAGCCAGAACAACATTCATTATTGATGAAAATGGCAACATAGAAGACATCATCAAAAAAGTAAAAACCAAGGAACATACCAATCAAATCCTAAGCTAG
- a CDS encoding M23 family metallopeptidase — translation MKLNKSVLYFIGLLLAFQVNAQHQRPPMPELPKDYFTFPIKPGKQNYIAGSMGELRPNHFHGGIDIKTDGVINHPVYASADGYVCRVKVSTTGYGNVLYVRHPNNFVTVYAHLEKFSKPIADYVRQKQYDNESFDIELFPKKDELKVKKDEVLALSGNSGGSTGPHLHWEIRDTLDNIFNPLLLGFSELKDNIAPIIQKIAVKPLAIDGRVKNEFERFEFTPTKTGQNSYTISETISAWGTIGIELKAIDKMNYTSNVYGLETTEVIFDGDTIFSQSISFHPIEKSRYINHHIDYCTYHQKGQRFEKCYVDDGNLLPIYTTLRNNGKITIYDTDVHTVKINAYDAFGNLSTLNFKIKGEKPKTSLTGSPPASGSWTSDVTKNTLKIINRNGATIPALFYTKDRDTISLEPAYRKSGYNVYLYDLKKGIPDSVVAGNNKEVFNFSAMVPSGENHTIEKDGIKIEFPSNALFDSLYLKLNHQVTDKGKEYFHIHNLQTSLYRPIKVTIDPLLTNYESSNTHLYHLNKYGKAGFEGGTWDKNKIVLKTKNFGTFTFEQDSIAPEIKLKSVQGNTIYLTIKDEKSGIGSFRATLDGEWILMNYDHKRNLLWSDRLDKSAPLKGNFEIEVKDNAGNSSIFKTKL, via the coding sequence TTGAAATTAAATAAATCGGTTTTATATTTCATAGGCTTGTTATTAGCCTTTCAGGTCAATGCTCAACACCAAAGGCCGCCTATGCCCGAGCTGCCCAAAGACTACTTTACCTTTCCAATTAAACCAGGAAAGCAAAATTATATCGCAGGGAGCATGGGTGAACTTAGACCTAACCACTTCCACGGTGGCATAGACATAAAAACAGACGGCGTCATTAACCACCCGGTCTATGCATCAGCAGATGGTTATGTATGTAGGGTAAAGGTTTCTACCACCGGCTATGGAAATGTGCTATATGTCAGGCACCCCAATAATTTTGTTACCGTGTATGCACACTTGGAGAAATTCAGCAAACCCATAGCAGATTATGTCAGGCAAAAACAGTATGACAATGAAAGTTTTGACATAGAACTATTTCCTAAAAAAGACGAGCTCAAAGTAAAGAAAGATGAAGTTTTAGCGCTCTCTGGAAACTCCGGCGGCTCTACAGGCCCCCATCTACACTGGGAAATCAGAGATACCCTAGACAATATATTCAACCCGCTTTTACTGGGCTTTTCTGAATTGAAAGACAACATTGCTCCTATCATTCAAAAGATAGCCGTAAAACCGCTTGCTATTGATGGAAGGGTCAAAAATGAATTCGAAAGGTTTGAATTCACACCTACCAAGACAGGTCAAAATTCCTATACCATCTCAGAAACAATTTCTGCTTGGGGTACTATTGGTATAGAATTGAAAGCTATTGACAAAATGAATTATACCAGCAATGTCTATGGTCTGGAAACAACAGAAGTGATCTTTGATGGTGACACTATTTTCTCCCAAAGCATAAGCTTTCACCCAATAGAGAAAAGCCGCTATATAAACCACCATATCGATTACTGCACCTATCACCAAAAAGGCCAAAGGTTTGAAAAATGCTATGTTGATGACGGCAACTTGCTTCCAATTTATACCACCTTGCGCAACAATGGCAAAATCACTATATATGACACTGATGTACACACAGTAAAGATCAATGCATATGATGCTTTTGGCAATCTTTCGACTCTTAACTTTAAAATAAAAGGAGAAAAGCCGAAAACATCCCTAACGGGCTCCCCGCCCGCTTCTGGTTCTTGGACAAGCGATGTTACGAAAAACACCTTAAAAATCATTAATCGCAATGGGGCGACCATACCGGCTTTATTCTATACTAAAGATAGAGATACGATCAGCTTAGAGCCTGCCTATAGAAAAAGCGGGTACAATGTATACCTGTATGACTTGAAAAAAGGTATACCTGATTCGGTAGTGGCAGGAAACAACAAAGAGGTATTCAACTTTTCGGCCATGGTACCCTCGGGCGAAAACCATACAATAGAAAAAGATGGTATCAAAATAGAGTTTCCGTCCAATGCACTGTTTGACTCACTGTACCTTAAGCTAAATCACCAAGTGACGGATAAAGGCAAAGAGTATTTCCATATCCACAACCTCCAGACCTCGCTTTACCGCCCTATAAAGGTAACCATAGACCCACTGCTAACAAACTACGAAAGCAGCAACACCCACTTATATCACCTCAATAAATACGGGAAGGCCGGTTTTGAAGGAGGTACATGGGATAAAAATAAAATTGTCCTTAAAACAAAAAATTTTGGTACTTTTACATTTGAACAAGACAGCATTGCTCCTGAAATCAAGCTAAAGTCTGTTCAGGGAAACACTATCTACCTCACTATCAAAGATGAGAAATCTGGCATAGGAAGCTTCAGAGCAACTTTAGATGGTGAGTGGATACTAATGAACTATGACCATAAGCGGAACCTGCTCTGGTCTGACAGGCTTGACAAATCTGCGCCTTTAAAAGGAAATTTTGAAATAGAGGTCAAAGACAATGCTGGCAATAGCAGTATTTTTAAAACAAAACTATAA
- a CDS encoding fumarylacetoacetate hydrolase family protein yields the protein MKIIAVGRNYSGHIKELQNKKSEEPVIFLKPDTALLKKNAPFYHPSFSQNIHHEVELIIRICKEGKNIQEKFAHKYYDAIGVGIDFTARDLQQKAKEQGLPWELSKAFNGSAPISEFIPLEELDDIRNLNFSLFVNGEKKQVGNSNEMIFQFDETISYISKFITLKKGDIIFTGTPEGVSKINIGDVLEAYLEDKKLLTVEIK from the coding sequence ATGAAAATCATTGCCGTAGGAAGAAACTATTCCGGCCATATAAAGGAACTGCAAAATAAAAAAAGCGAAGAGCCAGTTATATTTTTAAAGCCAGACACTGCACTCTTGAAGAAAAATGCACCTTTTTATCACCCATCCTTTTCGCAAAACATTCATCATGAAGTAGAGCTTATAATAAGGATATGCAAAGAAGGTAAAAATATTCAGGAGAAATTTGCACATAAATATTACGATGCCATAGGCGTAGGTATTGATTTTACAGCAAGAGACTTGCAGCAAAAGGCCAAGGAACAGGGACTTCCTTGGGAACTGTCGAAAGCTTTTAACGGTTCAGCACCGATTTCGGAGTTTATTCCACTAGAAGAACTTGACGATATTAGAAACTTAAACTTTAGCCTTTTTGTTAATGGCGAAAAAAAACAGGTGGGAAATTCTAATGAAATGATTTTCCAGTTTGATGAAACAATATCCTATATCTCAAAATTCATTACTTTAAAGAAAGGTGATATTATCTTTACAGGCACACCTGAAGGGGTCAGCAAAATAAATATTGGAGATGTACTTGAAGCTTATCTGGAAGACAAAAAACTTCTTACCGTTGAAATTAAATAA
- a CDS encoding M48 family metallopeptidase, which yields MRKTKYTFLLVVLTIFADCSRVPITGRRQLDLVPDQQIHNMAQEQYNQMLDQERLSDDPEQVEMVQRVGHDIAAAIEQYFRDNNMEDELEDYDWEFNLIDDDEQVNAWAMPGGKVAFYTGILPVTQDETGLAVVMGHEIAHVVAKHGNERMSQALTAELGGVALAVAMRERPQQTQQLFMAAYGLGAQVGIMLPFSRRQESEADHLGLLFMAMAGYDPREAVSFWERMAEINRGPEPPELLATHPPTEQRIEDMQESLPEALEYYEQHAAAGN from the coding sequence ATGAGAAAAACAAAATACACCTTTTTGCTGGTTGTGTTGACCATTTTTGCTGATTGTAGTAGGGTACCCATTACTGGTAGACGTCAATTGGACTTGGTTCCTGATCAGCAGATACACAATATGGCCCAAGAGCAGTATAACCAGATGCTGGATCAGGAAAGGCTTTCTGATGATCCTGAACAGGTTGAAATGGTTCAACGTGTTGGCCATGACATTGCAGCGGCAATAGAACAGTATTTCCGCGATAACAATATGGAAGATGAGCTGGAAGATTATGATTGGGAGTTTAATTTAATAGATGATGACGAGCAAGTAAATGCTTGGGCAATGCCAGGCGGAAAAGTGGCTTTTTATACTGGCATTCTACCTGTTACCCAAGATGAGACAGGGCTTGCTGTTGTTATGGGGCATGAGATAGCGCACGTGGTGGCCAAGCATGGAAATGAAAGGATGAGCCAAGCGCTTACTGCTGAACTTGGTGGTGTGGCATTGGCTGTAGCCATGCGTGAGCGTCCTCAGCAAACACAGCAATTGTTTATGGCTGCTTATGGCTTAGGTGCTCAAGTGGGCATTATGTTGCCTTTTAGCCGAAGACAAGAATCTGAAGCTGATCATTTAGGCTTATTGTTTATGGCTATGGCTGGGTATGACCCTCGTGAGGCTGTTAGCTTTTGGGAAAGAATGGCTGAAATCAACAGGGGACCTGAACCTCCAGAACTTTTGGCTACACACCCGCCTACAGAGCAGAGGATAGAGGATATGCAAGAGTCGTTGCCCGAAGCTTTAGAGTATTATGAGCAACATGCAGCAGCGGGTAATTAG
- a CDS encoding phage holin family protein produces MNFLISLVILSIFVLGVSAILPGVTVTGFWSALALVLVLSLLNLFIKPILVFLTIPVTVFTLGLFLLVINGFIVMLAAYLVPGFEVVNFWWALLFSLGISFINSLLYK; encoded by the coding sequence GTGAACTTTTTAATTAGCCTCGTTATTTTATCCATTTTTGTCCTTGGGGTGTCTGCCATACTTCCAGGGGTTACAGTTACAGGTTTTTGGTCTGCTTTAGCACTGGTGCTGGTATTGTCACTGCTAAATTTATTTATTAAACCTATACTGGTTTTTCTAACCATACCTGTAACTGTATTTACTCTTGGACTTTTTTTGTTGGTCATCAATGGTTTTATCGTTATGCTCGCAGCCTATCTGGTACCAGGGTTCGAAGTAGTCAATTTTTGGTGGGCTCTACTTTTTAGCTTAGGCATATCATTTATCAACTCTTTACTGTATAAATAG
- a CDS encoding rhomboid family intramembrane serine protease: MQTENRKAFESLVFTAIFICILWLVRLGEEALGTDFRTLGIFPRSVSGLPGIFTAPLIHGDNEHLMSNTLPLATLGIIILYFYRKIALEVVLWIYFLSGIWVWISATSDGYHLGASGLIYGLASFIFFSGIFRNDRKSITLSLLVTIVYGSMVWGIFPFYQNISWETHFFGALAGIMCAWYYRKINTIPKTGILSKQEGPDKDSKESDTDDQVVSS; this comes from the coding sequence ATGCAAACGGAGAATAGGAAAGCTTTTGAGAGTTTGGTTTTTACCGCTATTTTTATCTGTATCTTATGGCTTGTAAGACTTGGAGAGGAAGCACTTGGTACTGATTTTAGGACTTTAGGTATTTTCCCTAGGAGTGTATCTGGACTCCCTGGAATTTTTACGGCACCATTGATACATGGGGATAATGAGCATTTGATGTCCAATACCTTGCCTTTGGCCACCTTAGGGATTATTATATTATATTTTTACCGGAAGATTGCCCTTGAAGTAGTGCTTTGGATTTACTTTTTGAGTGGGATATGGGTATGGATTTCAGCTACTAGCGATGGATATCATTTAGGTGCAAGTGGGCTGATTTATGGTTTGGCTTCGTTTATATTTTTCAGTGGAATATTCAGGAACGACAGAAAGTCCATAACTCTTTCGCTATTGGTGACCATTGTTTATGGAAGTATGGTATGGGGCATATTCCCATTTTATCAGAACATTTCTTGGGAAACCCACTTTTTTGGAGCCTTGGCGGGTATAATGTGCGCATGGTATTACCGAAAAATTAATACGATTCCCAAAACTGGCATCCTGAGCAAGCAAGAAGGTCCAGATAAGGACTCTAAAGAAAGTGATACGGACGATCAGGTGGTGAGTAGCTGA
- a CDS encoding NAD-dependent deacylase, producing MKKLVVLSGAGISAESGIATFRDSNGLWENHEVTDVATPEGWERNPALVLEFYNQRRKQALSAQPNAGHKAIKKLEEKYDVTVITQNVDNLHEKAGSSKVLHLHGELFKSRSTVDENLIYDVEGWELRLGDKCAKGSQLRPHIVWFGEMVPMMEVAIGLVAEADIVIVTGTSLQVYPAASLLHYRTPGIPIYLVDPKTPELELRDVSIIKEKAGTGLPKLVDQLLTT from the coding sequence ATGAAAAAGCTTGTAGTCTTATCAGGAGCAGGTATAAGTGCCGAAAGCGGCATTGCCACTTTTAGAGATTCCAACGGTCTATGGGAAAATCATGAAGTGACCGATGTCGCTACCCCTGAAGGATGGGAAAGAAACCCTGCGCTGGTTTTAGAGTTCTACAACCAGCGCAGGAAACAAGCACTTTCAGCACAGCCCAATGCAGGGCATAAAGCCATAAAAAAGCTTGAAGAAAAATATGATGTAACTGTTATCACCCAAAATGTAGATAACTTGCATGAGAAAGCGGGTTCCTCAAAGGTATTGCACCTACATGGGGAACTTTTCAAATCCAGAAGCACCGTAGATGAAAACTTGATATATGATGTAGAAGGTTGGGAACTTAGGCTTGGTGACAAATGTGCCAAAGGCAGCCAATTAAGGCCACACATTGTATGGTTTGGCGAAATGGTACCAATGATGGAAGTAGCTATAGGATTGGTTGCTGAAGCTGATATTGTTATCGTAACAGGAACATCTTTACAAGTTTACCCTGCCGCCAGCCTGCTCCACTACAGGACACCTGGCATTCCCATATATCTTGTGGATCCCAAAACACCCGAACTTGAGCTTCGCGACGTAAGCATCATTAAAGAAAAAGCAGGAACAGGTTTGCCTAAACTGGTTGATCAGCTACTCACCACCTGA
- the topA gene encoding type I DNA topoisomerase, translating into MSKNLVIVESPAKAKTIEGYLGKDFLVKSSYGHVRDLPKGDLAIDVKNGFVPTYQVSPDKKEVIDQLKKLTSEAETVWLATDDDREGEAISWHLKEALDLNNEKTRRIVFREITKQAISNAIESPRGIDQDLVNAQQARRVLDRLVGFEISPILWKKIKTGLSAGRVQSVAVRMVVEREREVEKFKAKAAFKVNAIFEVEKGKKLTAELGERFDTEEEALAFLEKCKDAEFSIKNLEKKPAKKTPAPPFTTSTLQQEASRKLGFSVAQTMTIAQRLYEAGKISYMRTDSLNLSDFAIDAAKNEISKAYGDEFAHARKYKTKSQSAQEAHEAIRPTDFSAHEVEGDRNEQRLYELIWKRAIASQMSDAQLERTIVTIGISTVPQTLVAKGEVIKFEGFLKVYIESTDEEESDEESAGMLPPLNIGQTLGLLQMKALERYSRPPARYTEASLVKKLEEMGIGRPSTYAPTISTIQKRGYIIKENRDGKERKLKELVLKKGKIENNTITEMTGQEKGKLFPTDLAMIVNDFLVQHFPNITDYSFTATVEKEFDEIASGLKEWNKMIETFYSGFHDRVEETSNIDRASVGTSRELGIDPKTGKKVIVRLGRFGPLAQLGEQPAEGEDGEKPIYASLRKGQLIENITLEEALELFKLPKEVGVFEDKPMTVAIGRFGPYVKHDGKFFSIGKDLDPLDVDEKKAIEIIEAKRKADAEKEIKVFPENPDIKVLNGRFGPYISAGKKNVKIPKDKDPKSLTLEECIELAEKAPEKKGRFAKKKK; encoded by the coding sequence ATGTCAAAGAATTTAGTGATAGTTGAGTCGCCGGCAAAGGCAAAAACCATAGAAGGCTATTTAGGAAAAGACTTTTTAGTTAAATCTAGCTATGGTCATGTGCGCGATCTACCAAAAGGTGATCTCGCCATTGATGTTAAAAACGGGTTTGTACCTACTTATCAGGTTTCTCCTGATAAGAAAGAAGTTATAGATCAATTAAAAAAACTGACCAGCGAAGCAGAAACAGTCTGGCTCGCAACGGACGACGACCGTGAAGGTGAAGCCATTTCCTGGCATTTGAAGGAGGCACTGGACCTCAACAATGAAAAAACCAGAAGAATTGTATTTAGGGAAATAACCAAACAAGCTATTTCCAATGCCATAGAATCTCCGAGGGGCATAGATCAGGACTTGGTCAATGCCCAACAGGCAAGAAGGGTTCTCGACAGGTTGGTAGGTTTTGAGATCTCCCCTATTCTTTGGAAAAAAATTAAAACCGGACTATCTGCAGGAAGAGTACAATCGGTAGCAGTGCGTATGGTGGTAGAAAGAGAAAGAGAAGTTGAGAAGTTTAAGGCCAAAGCTGCCTTTAAGGTAAATGCCATTTTTGAAGTAGAAAAAGGCAAAAAGCTCACCGCTGAGCTAGGTGAGCGCTTCGACACTGAAGAAGAAGCCTTAGCTTTTCTGGAGAAATGTAAAGACGCAGAGTTTTCAATCAAGAACCTAGAAAAAAAACCTGCAAAAAAAACGCCCGCCCCTCCTTTTACAACTTCTACCTTGCAGCAGGAGGCATCAAGGAAACTTGGTTTTTCAGTGGCACAAACCATGACCATAGCCCAAAGACTTTATGAGGCTGGAAAAATCTCTTATATGAGAACGGACTCATTGAACCTGTCAGACTTTGCAATAGACGCTGCAAAAAATGAAATCAGTAAAGCGTACGGCGATGAATTTGCCCATGCCAGAAAATATAAAACAAAGTCTCAGTCGGCACAGGAAGCGCACGAAGCCATCAGACCTACAGACTTTTCTGCCCATGAGGTAGAAGGAGACAGAAACGAACAAAGGCTTTATGAGCTAATATGGAAAAGGGCCATTGCCTCACAGATGTCCGATGCACAACTAGAAAGAACAATAGTCACTATTGGTATATCTACCGTGCCTCAAACATTAGTAGCTAAAGGTGAAGTAATCAAGTTTGAAGGTTTTCTAAAAGTTTATATTGAGTCAACAGACGAAGAAGAAAGCGACGAGGAAAGTGCTGGCATGTTACCTCCGTTAAACATCGGACAAACACTAGGCCTGCTTCAAATGAAAGCTTTAGAGAGGTACTCTCGCCCTCCTGCTAGGTATACTGAAGCTAGTTTGGTAAAAAAACTGGAAGAAATGGGCATAGGTCGTCCATCTACCTACGCTCCCACTATTTCTACCATTCAAAAACGAGGCTATATTATCAAGGAAAATAGGGACGGAAAAGAACGGAAGCTTAAAGAACTTGTCCTTAAGAAAGGTAAAATTGAAAATAATACTATTACCGAAATGACAGGGCAGGAAAAAGGGAAACTGTTCCCTACAGACCTAGCCATGATTGTCAATGACTTTTTGGTACAACACTTCCCCAATATTACAGACTACTCTTTTACTGCCACTGTCGAGAAAGAGTTTGATGAAATAGCAAGTGGCTTGAAAGAATGGAATAAAATGATAGAAACTTTCTATTCAGGTTTTCATGACCGGGTAGAAGAAACATCTAATATTGACAGGGCCAGTGTTGGCACTTCAAGGGAATTAGGGATAGACCCAAAAACTGGTAAAAAAGTAATTGTACGTTTGGGTAGATTTGGCCCTTTGGCCCAACTAGGCGAACAACCTGCCGAAGGCGAAGATGGCGAAAAACCTATTTATGCAAGCCTCAGAAAAGGGCAGCTCATTGAAAACATTACACTTGAAGAAGCCTTAGAGCTATTTAAGCTTCCTAAAGAAGTTGGCGTGTTTGAAGACAAGCCTATGACGGTTGCCATTGGGAGATTTGGCCCATATGTAAAACATGACGGAAAATTCTTTTCCATAGGCAAAGATTTAGACCCTCTTGATGTAGACGAGAAAAAGGCTATTGAAATAATAGAGGCCAAAAGAAAGGCTGATGCAGAAAAAGAAATCAAAGTTTTCCCTGAAAACCCTGACATCAAAGTACTGAATGGAAGGTTTGGCCCATATATTTCTGCAGGCAAAAAGAATGTAAAAATACCAAAAGACAAAGACCCAAAAAGTCTTACCCTTGAGGAATGCATAGAACTTGCTGAAAAAGCACCAGAAAAGAAAGGTAGATTTGCCAAAAAGAAAAAATAA
- a CDS encoding histidine phosphatase family protein — protein MSRTLILIRHAKSDWSVSGQKDFDRDLNSRGYSDAPRIGKRLSSLGVQPQLIISSPAKRAKLTAELVTEQINFDSNKIVFNEDVYEASLRTLLSLVNNLDNKYTEVAIFGHNPGFTWFAEYLTKDEINNIPTCGAISIRIDVDSWEEVSGGLGYTNWFIYPKLYK, from the coding sequence ATGAGCCGTACACTAATACTAATAAGACACGCCAAGTCAGACTGGTCAGTGTCAGGACAAAAGGACTTTGACCGAGACCTTAACAGTAGGGGGTATAGCGATGCTCCCCGTATTGGAAAAAGATTGTCTTCTTTGGGAGTACAACCTCAACTAATTATCAGTAGCCCGGCTAAACGTGCTAAGCTCACTGCTGAACTGGTCACTGAACAAATCAATTTTGATAGTAATAAGATAGTTTTTAATGAAGATGTTTATGAAGCCTCTTTGAGAACTTTATTGAGCTTGGTCAATAACTTGGATAATAAGTATACAGAAGTGGCGATATTTGGCCATAATCCGGGTTTTACCTGGTTTGCCGAATATCTTACAAAGGATGAAATAAATAATATACCTACCTGTGGTGCTATTAGTATAAGGATTGATGTTGATAGCTGGGAGGAGGTGTCTGGCGGACTCGGCTATACTAACTGGTTTATTTACCCTAAGCTTTACAAATAA
- a CDS encoding TraB/GumN family protein, protein MVVLRNIFYSLIIVWFSAGAVFSQEGSLLWEISGNGIEKPSYLFGTMHVKDKRAFFFGDSLLNKLDKCDAMAGEIVADLDVIKKDIGMILMPDSVNLKSLLDKDDYKTVQKYARKNLGVYALMINKIKPIFTSALVTEKMMEQDVGETIDEYLQRQAKKRDKEVFGLESISDQLEVLNLYSLEEQAEMLVDMVVNIDKYQEATLKMLHTYIAQDLEGLLVAVKDSDIGDEFSYALLEERNKKMVKRIQELLHEKPVFYAVGAGHLPGEEGILELLRKEGYTLKPLPVK, encoded by the coding sequence ATGGTTGTTTTAAGAAATATTTTTTATTCCCTTATAATTGTCTGGTTTTCTGCAGGCGCTGTGTTTTCCCAAGAGGGTTCCTTGCTTTGGGAGATATCTGGCAATGGTATCGAAAAGCCTTCCTACCTTTTTGGCACTATGCATGTAAAAGACAAAAGAGCTTTTTTCTTTGGAGACTCTTTGTTGAACAAACTTGACAAATGCGATGCTATGGCTGGTGAAATAGTTGCGGATCTTGATGTGATCAAAAAAGATATTGGTATGATTTTGATGCCAGATAGTGTCAACCTCAAATCGTTACTGGATAAAGATGATTATAAAACTGTACAAAAATATGCGAGGAAGAACTTAGGTGTTTATGCCCTGATGATTAATAAAATAAAGCCTATTTTTACATCCGCTCTTGTTACAGAAAAAATGATGGAGCAAGATGTAGGTGAGACTATTGATGAATATTTGCAGCGACAAGCAAAAAAACGTGATAAAGAGGTGTTTGGCCTTGAAAGTATCAGTGACCAGTTGGAAGTGCTTAACCTCTACTCCCTTGAAGAGCAAGCGGAAATGCTGGTGGATATGGTAGTTAATATTGATAAATATCAAGAAGCTACATTAAAGATGCTTCATACCTATATAGCTCAAGACTTGGAAGGTTTGCTAGTGGCTGTTAAGGACTCTGATATAGGGGATGAGTTTAGCTATGCTCTGTTGGAAGAGCGGAATAAAAAAATGGTTAAGAGAATACAGGAACTCCTTCATGAAAAACCTGTTTTTTATGCAGTAGGAGCAGGGCACCTGCCTGGTGAAGAGGGAATATTAGAACTTTTAAGAAAGGAAGGTTATACGCTTAAACCACTTCCTGTCAAATAA